The Kineothrix sp. MB12-C1 genome includes a window with the following:
- a CDS encoding regulatory protein RecX: MIVTKIEELDKKRVKVYIDHEFAFVVYKGELRLFSIKEETEIEASAYKEICQNILPKRAKLRCMNLLKSKNYTEKQLRDKLKTGEYIQQFIDEALDYVKSYGYVDDRRYCEDFVEYHCETKSKRRIEQDLLKKGIDKRIIDEIFDKRKEEGNEPDEISMAVELLQKKKYDAKSASNEEKQKLAAYLYRKGFGTDTIRRALLLDISPI, translated from the coding sequence ATGATTGTTACTAAGATAGAAGAACTCGATAAAAAAAGAGTAAAAGTATATATTGACCATGAATTCGCCTTTGTTGTTTACAAAGGCGAATTACGTCTTTTTTCCATAAAAGAAGAGACCGAGATAGAAGCGTCTGCCTATAAGGAAATTTGTCAAAATATACTCCCTAAACGGGCGAAGCTTCGTTGTATGAACCTTCTAAAGTCCAAAAACTATACGGAAAAGCAGCTTAGGGATAAGTTGAAAACAGGAGAATATATACAGCAGTTTATTGATGAAGCGCTCGACTATGTAAAGTCTTATGGATATGTGGATGACAGACGTTACTGTGAAGACTTTGTCGAATATCATTGTGAGACAAAAAGTAAGAGACGGATAGAACAGGATCTTTTGAAAAAAGGAATTGATAAGCGTATTATCGACGAAATTTTCGATAAACGGAAGGAAGAAGGAAATGAGCCGGATGAAATTTCTATGGCAGTAGAACTTCTGCAAAAAAAGAAATATGATGCAAAGAGTGCATCTAACGAGGAAAAACAGAAGCTTGCGGCATATTTATATAGAAAGGGTTTTGGAACGGATACAATAAGAAGAGCACTTTTACTTGACATAAGTCCAATTTAA
- the recA gene encoding recombinase RecA — translation MEKEEKLKALDAALVQIEKQYGKGAVMKLGDPSVQMNVETIPTGALSLDIALGLGGIPRGRVVEIYGPESSGKTTVTLHMVAEVQKRGGIAGFIDAEHALDPAYAKKIGVDVDNLYISQPDNGEQALEITETMVRSGAIDIVVVDSVAALVPKAEIDGDMGDSHVGLQARLMSQALRKLTGIISKSNCTVIFINQLREKVGVMFGNPETTTGGRALKFYSSVRLDVRRIESLKQSGEIVGNRTRVKIVKNKVAPPFKEAEFDIMFGEGISTVGDILDLAAEINIINKSGAWYAYDGTKIGQGRENAKQYLKDNPEIAATVEQKVREHYGLVKEVPVTGSEETATEKKKKKAE, via the coding sequence ATGGAAAAAGAAGAAAAGTTAAAAGCCTTGGATGCCGCCCTTGTGCAGATAGAGAAGCAGTACGGCAAGGGTGCGGTAATGAAGCTGGGAGATCCCAGCGTGCAGATGAACGTTGAGACGATTCCAACAGGGGCCCTTAGCCTCGATATCGCTCTTGGATTGGGGGGAATTCCCAGAGGACGAGTAGTAGAGATATACGGACCGGAATCGAGCGGTAAGACGACAGTTACATTACATATGGTAGCAGAAGTGCAAAAAAGAGGCGGAATTGCAGGCTTTATCGATGCAGAACATGCATTGGATCCTGCCTATGCGAAAAAGATTGGCGTGGATGTGGATAATCTATATATTTCGCAGCCGGATAACGGTGAACAGGCGCTGGAGATCACAGAGACTATGGTTCGCTCCGGAGCCATCGATATTGTTGTTGTGGACTCCGTAGCAGCTCTCGTTCCCAAGGCTGAGATAGATGGAGATATGGGAGATAGCCATGTAGGCCTTCAGGCTCGTTTGATGTCTCAGGCACTTAGAAAGCTGACAGGAATTATCAGTAAATCTAATTGTACCGTTATATTTATCAACCAGCTTCGTGAGAAGGTAGGTGTTATGTTCGGTAATCCGGAGACTACTACCGGCGGCCGTGCGTTGAAATTCTATTCCTCCGTCCGTCTCGATGTAAGGAGAATTGAATCGTTGAAGCAAAGTGGGGAAATCGTAGGTAACAGAACGAGAGTGAAAATCGTTAAAAATAAAGTGGCTCCTCCTTTTAAAGAGGCAGAATTCGATATTATGTTCGGCGAGGGAATCTCTACCGTAGGTGATATTCTTGATTTGGCAGCGGAGATAAATATCATTAATAAAAGCGGAGCTTGGTATGCATATGATGGTACGAAGATAGGGCAAGGCAGGGAGAATGCGAAACAGTATTTAAAGGATAATCCGGAGATTGCTGCGACGGTGGAACAGAAAGTGCGAGAGCACTATGGACTGGTAAAGGAAGTTCCTGTAACAGGAAGTGAAGAGACAGCCACAGAGAAGAAAAAGAAAAAAGCTGAGTAA
- the istB gene encoding IS21-like element helper ATPase IstB, with protein MTNQSTIDKLIEMRLSSMADAFRNQLNDPKMKEVSFEDRFGMLTDIEFSSRKNNRLKRLIHNAGFDQTEASIMDIDYTSGRKLNRELIKRLAACEYISEHRNLFITGATGSGKTYMACAFGMEACKQYYNTKYVRLPDLLIELEMSRNEGTYKKVMAKYANPLLLIIDEWLLLKPTDNEQKDIFELLHRRRKKSSTIFCSQYLQEGWYEQLGGESSPLADAILDRIVYDAYKINIQSIDPSKDISMREIYGLDKNMSE; from the coding sequence ATGACAAACCAAAGTACGATTGATAAATTAATTGAAATGCGCCTTAGTTCTATGGCAGATGCATTTCGCAATCAGCTGAATGATCCAAAGATGAAAGAAGTTTCCTTCGAAGACCGCTTTGGCATGCTGACCGATATCGAATTCAGCAGTCGTAAGAATAACCGACTAAAAAGACTGATTCATAACGCTGGATTCGACCAGACGGAAGCAAGTATCATGGATATCGATTATACTTCAGGACGCAAGCTGAACAGAGAACTCATAAAGAGACTTGCTGCTTGCGAATACATATCTGAACACCGTAACTTATTTATTACTGGTGCAACAGGCAGTGGTAAGACTTACATGGCATGCGCTTTCGGTATGGAAGCATGTAAGCAGTATTACAATACTAAATATGTGCGTCTCCCAGATCTTTTGATCGAGCTAGAGATGTCAAGAAATGAAGGTACATACAAAAAGGTCATGGCTAAATATGCCAATCCACTTCTTCTTATCATTGATGAATGGCTCTTGCTCAAGCCAACTGACAATGAACAAAAAGATATATTTGAACTTCTGCATAGGAGACGTAAGAAATCATCTACGATTTTCTGCTCCCAGTATCTGCAGGAAGGATGGTATGAACAGTTAGGTGGTGAATCCAGTCCTCTGGCTGATGCTATTCTGGATCGTATTGTTTATGATGCATATAAAATCAATATCCAAAGCATTGATCCTTCAAAGGATATATCAATGCGAGAGATATATGGACTAGACAAAAACATGAGCGAGTAA
- the istA gene encoding IS21 family transposase encodes MTKYREILRLHSLHLSQQSIADSCSVSKKTVNSVLKKAKELDVSWPLDKNQTDEVLAGILFPEKGKHIESSNKRMPDYAYIRKELLRNGVSKKLLWTEYMEDCRLNGDEPLMYSQFCYYIQQDEQKHRATMHINRKPGEQVEVDWAGYPAHIIDPDTGEIINAYVFVGVMTYSQYVYAEAFIDEKQPAWIRAHIHMYQFFGGVAKILVPDNCKTAVIHNNNWNDQRINATYQEMAEHYGTAIIPARVRAPKDKPNAEGSVGNISTWIIAALRNEQFFSLAELNRVIRQKLEEFNKRLFQKKEGSRLELFRDEELPLLAPLPATSFELADWKQVTVQFNYHISIDGMLYSVPYEYIKRKVDVRVTDTTIEIFYNHNRIASHKRLHGRKGQYDTILEHMPEDHQKYLEWNGDRFRKWGERIGNNTYKVVDAILTSKRVEQQTYKGCMGLLKLADKYSVERLEAACEKALSYTAAPSYKSIKNILTAGHDKSVDADSETKPADTQNKYGITRGADYYRR; translated from the coding sequence ATGACCAAGTATCGCGAGATATTGAGACTTCATAGTCTTCATCTCAGTCAACAGAGCATTGCAGATAGTTGCAGTGTCTCTAAGAAAACCGTCAATAGTGTTCTTAAAAAAGCCAAAGAATTAGATGTTTCATGGCCACTTGATAAGAATCAAACTGACGAAGTACTTGCCGGAATTCTTTTCCCAGAAAAGGGTAAGCATATCGAATCATCGAATAAGCGTATGCCCGACTATGCCTACATCCGTAAAGAGCTACTTCGCAATGGAGTAAGCAAAAAGCTCCTTTGGACCGAATACATGGAGGACTGCCGATTAAACGGCGATGAGCCTTTGATGTATTCCCAGTTCTGCTACTACATTCAGCAGGACGAACAGAAACACCGTGCAACCATGCACATTAATCGTAAGCCAGGCGAACAGGTGGAAGTGGACTGGGCTGGATATCCAGCTCACATCATTGATCCAGATACAGGTGAAATCATCAACGCCTATGTATTTGTAGGTGTAATGACTTATAGCCAGTATGTCTATGCGGAAGCATTTATTGATGAAAAGCAGCCAGCCTGGATCAGAGCTCATATTCATATGTATCAGTTCTTCGGTGGTGTCGCTAAGATCCTCGTCCCAGATAACTGTAAAACAGCTGTGATACACAATAACAACTGGAATGATCAACGAATCAACGCCACTTATCAGGAAATGGCTGAGCACTATGGAACAGCCATTATACCTGCCAGAGTCCGGGCACCTAAGGACAAGCCAAATGCAGAAGGATCCGTCGGAAATATTTCCACCTGGATTATTGCTGCATTACGTAATGAACAGTTCTTTTCACTTGCGGAACTGAATCGTGTGATTCGTCAAAAGTTAGAAGAATTCAATAAGCGGCTCTTTCAAAAGAAAGAAGGTAGCCGATTGGAACTCTTCCGCGACGAAGAACTGCCATTACTGGCTCCCCTACCTGCTACCTCTTTTGAACTGGCGGACTGGAAACAGGTCACCGTTCAGTTTAATTATCACATATCCATTGACGGAATGCTATACTCGGTTCCATATGAATACATTAAACGAAAGGTAGATGTCAGGGTAACAGATACTACAATTGAAATTTTCTACAACCATAACCGCATAGCTTCCCACAAAAGACTTCATGGCAGAAAAGGTCAGTATGATACAATACTGGAACATATGCCAGAAGACCACCAGAAATATCTGGAATGGAACGGTGACCGTTTCCGGAAGTGGGGCGAGCGGATCGGTAACAATACGTACAAGGTAGTGGATGCAATCCTCACCTCCAAACGTGTGGAACAACAGACTTATAAAGGCTGTATGGGACTTCTTAAACTTGCTGATAAATACTCAGTAGAGCGATTAGAAGCTGCTTGTGAAAAGGCTCTCAGCTATACAGCGGCACCCAGCTATAAAAGTATTAAAAACATACTCACTGCAGGGCATGACAAATCTGTTGACGCTGATTCTGAAACAAAACCAGCAGACACACAAAACAAGTATGGCATCACAAGAGGTGCCGACTATTATCGGAGGTAA
- a CDS encoding competence/damage-inducible protein A, giving the protein MIVELISVGTELLLGNIVNTNAAYLSERCADLGLSCFYQSVVGDNEERLMATIKTALERSDIVVLSGGLGPTEDDLTKEAAAKVMGRKLLMHEPSRRQIEGYFKQRKIELTENNWKQAMMPEEAIVVDNANGTAPGVIMEEEGKVMILLPGPPNELVPMFETGIIPYLSDKKSETIFSQTVKICGVGESKVETVIKDLIDGQSNPTIAPYAKNCEVHLRVTAKAKNEAEAKLLMNPVLKELEERFGQHIYTMDKDTSLEKAVADLLKERELNISTAESCTGGLLAGRLINVSGVSEVYQSGYITYSNKSKRKILGVKKSLLDKKGAVSKETAVAMARGTAAASKAKVAVAVTGIAGPEGGTGEKPVGLVYIACSVCGKTTVKKYQFRGNRAKIRETTVSSALILIRQCILEYDAERRK; this is encoded by the coding sequence ATGATAGTAGAATTGATATCGGTAGGAACAGAATTACTTCTTGGGAACATTGTAAATACGAATGCTGCTTATTTGTCGGAACGGTGTGCTGATTTAGGGTTATCCTGCTTCTATCAGAGTGTGGTAGGAGATAATGAGGAGCGCCTGATGGCTACAATAAAGACTGCGCTTGAACGTTCGGATATCGTTGTTCTTTCCGGTGGTCTCGGTCCCACAGAAGATGATTTGACGAAGGAAGCTGCTGCAAAAGTTATGGGAAGAAAGCTTTTGATGCATGAACCTTCAAGAAGGCAGATTGAAGGGTATTTTAAACAGAGAAAAATAGAATTGACCGAGAATAACTGGAAGCAGGCGATGATGCCTGAGGAAGCCATTGTAGTGGATAATGCAAACGGAACAGCGCCGGGTGTCATTATGGAAGAGGAAGGTAAGGTAATGATCCTTCTTCCCGGACCACCCAACGAATTAGTTCCGATGTTCGAGACGGGAATTATTCCCTACTTATCGGATAAGAAGTCAGAAACCATTTTCTCCCAGACTGTAAAAATCTGCGGTGTCGGAGAGAGTAAGGTGGAAACGGTAATTAAGGACTTAATTGACGGTCAAAGCAATCCAACCATCGCTCCTTATGCCAAGAACTGCGAAGTACATCTTCGTGTAACTGCGAAGGCTAAGAACGAAGCAGAGGCGAAGCTTCTGATGAATCCTGTATTAAAGGAATTGGAGGAACGATTCGGTCAGCACATCTATACGATGGACAAGGATACGTCTCTGGAAAAGGCAGTTGCAGATTTATTGAAGGAAAGGGAACTTAATATATCCACAGCAGAATCTTGTACCGGCGGACTGTTGGCCGGCCGCCTGATAAATGTATCCGGAGTATCGGAAGTATATCAGTCAGGATATATCACCTATTCGAATAAGTCTAAGAGGAAGATACTTGGTGTTAAGAAATCTTTGCTCGATAAAAAGGGAGCGGTAAGTAAGGAAACAGCCGTGGCGATGGCCAGAGGAACTGCAGCAGCTTCTAAAGCAAAAGTAGCGGTAGCAGTCACCGGTATTGCAGGTCCGGAGGGCGGAACCGGGGAGAAACCGGTTGGGCTCGTATATATCGCTTGCAGCGTATGCGGAAAGACAACAGTAAAGAAATATCAGTTCAGGGGAAATCGGGCGAAAATAAGGGAAACGACGGTATCTTCTGCATTAATTTTAATCAGACAATGCATCTTAGAATACGATGCGGAAAGAAGAAAATAG
- the pgsA gene encoding CDP-diacylglycerol--glycerol-3-phosphate 3-phosphatidyltransferase has translation MNLPNKLTILRVIMIPFFVVFMMMPLAGEWSRWIALAIFIVASFTDWLDGYLARKNNLVTNFGKFMDPLADKLLVCSALICLVELKQIPSWIVIIIIAREFIISGFRLVASDNGVVIAASYWGKFKTTFQMLMICLMIANLAPLSLLTAIVMWIALILTVVSLIDYLVKNKEIMKDVK, from the coding sequence ATGAATTTACCGAATAAACTAACTATTTTAAGAGTAATTATGATTCCTTTTTTTGTAGTATTTATGATGATGCCTCTTGCGGGAGAATGGAGCAGGTGGATTGCGCTTGCCATCTTTATTGTCGCAAGTTTTACCGATTGGCTCGATGGTTATTTGGCCAGGAAGAATAATCTGGTGACGAACTTCGGGAAGTTCATGGATCCGTTAGCGGATAAGCTCTTAGTCTGTTCCGCATTGATTTGCCTTGTGGAGTTGAAACAAATACCTTCATGGATTGTTATTATTATTATTGCCAGGGAGTTTATTATTAGCGGATTCCGCCTGGTTGCTTCCGACAACGGAGTAGTCATTGCAGCCAGCTATTGGGGGAAATTTAAAACGACGTTCCAGATGCTCATGATTTGTCTTATGATTGCGAATCTGGCGCCGCTTTCTCTGCTCACAGCGATTGTGATGTGGATTGCGCTTATCCTTACGGTAGTATCTTTAATCGATTATCTTGTGAAAAATAAAGAAATCATGAAAGATGTTAAATAA
- the rimO gene encoding 30S ribosomal protein S12 methylthiotransferase RimO, with protein MKILFVSLGCDKNLVDSEVMLGMLSEKGYSFTDDETEAEIIVVNTCCFIGDAKEESVNTILEMAEYKKTGQVKALIVTGCLAQRYQQEIKDEIEEVDAILGTAAIDKIVETVEAVLAGKGESHIEPLDTPPLGDKKRMVTTGGHYAYLKIAEGCEKHCTYCIIPKVRGDYRSVPMEKLLAEANRLADGGVKELVLVAQETTLYGMDLYGEKKLPELLRKLSEITGIYWIRVLYCYPEEITDELITVIKEEEKVCNYLDIPIQHGADTVLRRMGRRTNQAEIKAIVEKLRENIPDICLRTTLISGFPGETQEDHEVLMDFVEEMEFDRLGVFAYSPEEDTPAATMENQVPEEIKEERKAQIMELQQEIAFDAADRMVGRVLYAMIEGKVADEDAYVARTYKDAPNVDGYLFINTSQTLVSGDFVKVKVTGSYEYDLIGEICDEFTE; from the coding sequence ATGAAAATATTATTTGTATCACTTGGGTGTGATAAAAACCTGGTTGATTCCGAGGTCATGCTCGGGATGTTGTCCGAAAAAGGGTATTCTTTTACAGACGATGAGACAGAGGCTGAGATTATTGTAGTTAATACTTGCTGTTTTATCGGGGATGCTAAGGAAGAGAGCGTGAATACGATTCTGGAAATGGCAGAGTATAAGAAAACAGGACAGGTGAAAGCATTAATTGTAACCGGTTGTCTGGCACAGCGTTATCAGCAGGAGATTAAGGATGAAATTGAAGAAGTGGATGCAATCCTGGGTACGGCGGCTATCGATAAGATTGTGGAGACTGTGGAAGCGGTGCTTGCAGGAAAGGGCGAGAGCCATATCGAACCGTTAGATACGCCGCCTCTTGGAGATAAGAAGCGAATGGTTACGACCGGAGGACATTACGCCTATCTTAAGATAGCGGAAGGATGCGAAAAGCACTGTACATATTGTATTATTCCGAAAGTTAGAGGCGATTATCGAAGCGTACCGATGGAGAAGTTATTGGCAGAAGCCAATAGACTTGCAGACGGCGGCGTGAAAGAACTCGTACTCGTAGCTCAGGAAACGACTCTGTACGGTATGGACTTGTACGGGGAGAAGAAATTGCCGGAGCTGCTTCGTAAATTAAGTGAGATTACCGGTATTTATTGGATTCGTGTTCTTTATTGCTATCCGGAAGAAATTACAGATGAACTCATTACCGTCATAAAAGAAGAAGAGAAGGTATGTAATTATCTCGATATTCCCATTCAGCATGGAGCGGATACGGTTCTTAGACGTATGGGAAGAAGAACTAATCAGGCAGAAATCAAGGCGATTGTTGAAAAGTTGAGAGAAAATATTCCGGATATTTGTTTAAGAACGACGTTAATTTCAGGATTCCCCGGGGAAACGCAAGAAGACCATGAAGTATTAATGGATTTTGTGGAGGAAATGGAGTTTGACCGCCTCGGTGTATTCGCTTATTCGCCGGAAGAAGATACTCCGGCAGCGACTATGGAGAATCAGGTACCGGAAGAAATAAAAGAGGAACGAAAAGCGCAGATTATGGAACTGCAGCAGGAGATTGCTTTTGACGCTGCAGACCGAATGGTCGGAAGAGTGCTTTATGCCATGATAGAGGGCAAGGTAGCGGATGAGGACGCTTATGTAGCGAGAACTTATAAGGATGCCCCTAATGTGGATGGCTATTTATTCATCAATACGAGTCAGACGCTTGTGAGCGGAGATTTTGTGAAAGTAAAAGTAACCGGTTCTTATGAATATGATTTGATAGGGGAGATATGTGATGAATTTACCGAATAA
- the rpoZ gene encoding DNA-directed RNA polymerase subunit omega gives MLHPSYSDLMKVVNSEVEPGEALVVNSRYSIVMATSKRARQLIAGEESLVKDDGQKPLSLAVEELNQGKIKILSEEDSEFENN, from the coding sequence ATGTTACATCCATCTTATTCCGATTTAATGAAAGTAGTAAATAGCGAGGTAGAGCCGGGAGAGGCGCTGGTAGTAAACAGCAGATATTCTATCGTTATGGCAACATCGAAGAGAGCGAGACAGTTAATTGCCGGAGAGGAGTCTCTTGTAAAAGATGACGGGCAAAAACCGCTATCCCTTGCAGTAGAGGAATTGAATCAGGGGAAAATTAAAATTTTAAGCGAGGAAGACTCGGAGTTTGAAAATAACTAA
- the gmk gene encoding guanylate kinase: MKRKGILVVVSGFSGAGKGTLMKQLLQTYNNYALSISMTTRAPREGEKDGREYFFVTKDAFEDKIKQDELIEYASYCENYYGTPKAYVEEQLAAGKDVILEIEIQGALKIKERFPLALLLFVMPPSAEELIKRLEGRGTETAEVIKKRLIRASEEAKGIEEYDYIIVNNDLKECTRRLHELIEAAHNAPLRNIELIENMRQELEALVKGEN; this comes from the coding sequence ATGAAACGTAAAGGAATCTTAGTGGTAGTATCCGGTTTTTCAGGGGCAGGCAAAGGAACTTTAATGAAGCAGCTTTTGCAAACATATAATAATTATGCCTTATCCATATCGATGACGACCCGTGCGCCAAGAGAAGGCGAAAAAGATGGAAGAGAATATTTTTTCGTAACAAAGGACGCCTTCGAAGATAAAATAAAACAAGATGAATTGATTGAATATGCTTCTTATTGTGAAAACTACTATGGAACACCGAAAGCATATGTAGAAGAGCAGCTTGCAGCAGGTAAAGATGTGATTCTGGAAATCGAAATACAAGGAGCTCTTAAGATAAAGGAAAGATTCCCGTTAGCACTTTTGTTGTTCGTAATGCCGCCAAGTGCGGAGGAACTTATAAAGCGCCTGGAGGGAAGGGGAACGGAGACGGCAGAAGTAATTAAAAAGCGCTTGATTCGTGCCAGTGAAGAGGCAAAGGGCATAGAAGAGTATGATTATATTATAGTAAATAACGATTTGAAGGAATGTACGAGAAGACTACATGAATTGATCGAAGCGGCACATAACGCTCCGCTTAGAAATATAGAATTGATAGAAAATATGAGACAGGAGCTTGAAGCTCTTGTGAAAGGAGAAAATTAA
- a CDS encoding DUF370 domain-containing protein encodes MNKLIHIGFGNIVNTRKIIAIVSPDSAPVKRMVQGAKENGMAIDATQGRKTKAVLVMENNQLVLSALLPETIANRAQAEMGDTDET; translated from the coding sequence ATGAATAAGCTGATTCACATTGGTTTTGGAAATATTGTAAATACAAGAAAAATTATAGCCATTGTCAGTCCGGATTCAGCGCCGGTAAAGCGCATGGTGCAAGGCGCCAAAGAAAACGGAATGGCAATTGATGCGACACAGGGGAGAAAAACGAAAGCGGTGCTCGTTATGGAGAATAATCAGTTAGTGCTGTCGGCACTTCTGCCGGAGACGATTGCGAATAGAGCACAGGCAGAAATGGGAGATACAGATGAAACGTAA
- a CDS encoding YicC/YloC family endoribonuclease: protein MIKSMTGFGRYEVAEADRKITVEMKSVNHRYLDVNIKMPKKLNFFEAAIRSELKNYIQRGKVDLFILYEDFTENNVCIRYNKDIATEYMGYLKQIAEDFNLDNDIRVSSLSRYPEVLAMEEQSPDEEEIWKVLQKALKGAAQNFVETRIAEGENLKIDLSNKLDNMLAHVAFITERSPQLITEYKDRLREKVRDLLEDTQIDENRLLMEVTIFADRVCVDEELVRLKSHIETTKSTLLGGGSIGRKLDFIAQEMNREANTILSKANDLEISNRAIELKTEIEKVREQIQNIE from the coding sequence ATGATTAAAAGTATGACAGGATTTGGCAGGTACGAAGTGGCGGAAGCCGACCGTAAGATTACGGTAGAGATGAAGTCCGTAAATCACAGGTATTTGGATGTAAATATTAAGATGCCCAAGAAGCTTAACTTTTTCGAAGCGGCAATTCGCTCCGAGCTTAAGAACTATATTCAAAGGGGAAAAGTTGACCTTTTTATTCTTTATGAAGATTTTACAGAGAATAACGTCTGCATTCGATATAATAAAGATATTGCCACCGAGTACATGGGGTATTTGAAACAAATTGCGGAGGATTTCAATCTGGATAATGATATTCGTGTATCTTCTCTTTCCAGATATCCGGAAGTACTCGCCATGGAAGAGCAAAGTCCGGATGAAGAAGAAATATGGAAGGTTCTTCAAAAGGCCCTGAAAGGTGCGGCACAGAACTTCGTGGAGACCAGAATTGCAGAAGGCGAAAATCTTAAAATCGATTTGAGCAATAAACTCGATAATATGCTGGCACATGTAGCATTTATTACGGAGCGTTCTCCGCAGCTTATTACGGAATATAAGGATAGGTTGAGGGAAAAGGTGAGAGACCTTTTGGAAGATACTCAAATTGATGAAAACAGGCTGTTAATGGAAGTCACTATCTTCGCAGACAGGGTATGTGTGGATGAAGAATTAGTACGCTTAAAAAGTCATATTGAAACGACGAAGAGCACGCTGTTAGGAGGCGGAAGCATCGGTAGAAAACTTGACTTTATTGCACAGGAGATGAACCGGGAGGCCAATACGATTTTATCCAAGGCGAATGATTTGGAAATATCTAATCGTGCCATTGAATTAAAAACTGAGATAGAAAAGGTTCGCGAACAGATACAGAATATAGAATAG